The Hyphomicrobiales bacterium genome includes the window GCGACTTTCGCGAAGCTGGTTCGCGCGGGCCCCTGAGGGCCGCACGAGTGCCCACTGGCTTAGCTCAGCTTCAGCTCGTAGAGGCCCTTCATCAGCAATTCGTGCAGGTCGGCCTCGCTGGTGAGCTGGGCCGCGGGAAGGTCGACGATTGAGGCTGAGTCGGCAAACGCCTTGTCCCACTGCGCGGCGCCGTAGTCGCCGCGGGCGATCCAAACGAGCGCTTGCAGCTCGCGCCGCGCGTCGGTCGACAGCGCAGCGATCGTTTGCCGCAACGCCTTGCGCGCGGGATGGTCGAAGGGCAGCGGATCAAGCCCCAGCGCCGCGGCGGGGTTGTGCTCGCCACGCGCCGGCTTTGGCTGTCCCAAGTCCTGCTCGCGAACCTCGCTAAGGATCACGTCGCGTGCGTCGCGGGCCGCCTTGGCAAGCTGCGCGATCCGTTCGACGTCTTCGGTGGATATGTGCTTGAGCATGTGTGCCTCATGATGATCTTGTCAGATTAATGAAGCCGAGTCGCTGCTTTCAAGCATGACCCTAGAATGGGTTTGACGGGGGTTGACACGGG containing:
- a CDS encoding DUF3775 domain-containing protein, encoding MLKHISTEDVERIAQLAKAARDARDVILSEVREQDLGQPKPARGEHNPAAALGLDPLPFDHPARKALRQTIAALSTDARRELQALVWIARGDYGAAQWDKAFADSASIVDLPAAQLTSEADLHELLMKGLYELKLS